From Planctomycetota bacterium, one genomic window encodes:
- a CDS encoding GNAT family N-acetyltransferase: MTHVHEINDPAQLEPLRLVWQSLLLRTRGATFFQSLDWLMTYWGHYGAEQRLRVLVVEAAGDVIGIVPLVVRRQRTRLGTIRALTYPLDCWGSFYGPITSQPAATLAAALRYLQSTERDWDVIDLPWVDADGSDARRTATALATVGLPTIERTEGASSQIELRGTWDEYWRGRSKHFRGNIRRAEQTLAAHGTVEFVRYRPTGVRHDDDAPRFDLYDACEQVAAASWQADRDDGTTITSPAIRDFLREMHVTACRAGAADVALLKVNGQPAAFAYGYQGQGNVFGLRMGFDPRVSKSGAGSVLLRHWIADSFARGDTMIDLGVDYVDCKRHWRTRSARVARYTHFGPGLRASALRAARHLRGWWQSRSA, encoded by the coding sequence ATGACGCACGTTCACGAAATCAACGACCCGGCCCAGTTGGAACCCCTGCGGCTCGTCTGGCAGTCGCTCCTCCTGCGCACTCGAGGGGCGACGTTCTTTCAGTCGCTCGACTGGCTGATGACGTATTGGGGGCATTATGGGGCGGAACAGCGGCTGCGCGTGCTGGTGGTCGAGGCTGCCGGCGACGTGATCGGCATCGTCCCGCTGGTCGTGCGCCGGCAACGAACGCGACTCGGCACGATTCGCGCCTTGACGTATCCGCTGGATTGTTGGGGCTCATTCTACGGGCCGATCACTTCGCAGCCCGCCGCCACGCTCGCCGCGGCATTGCGCTACCTGCAATCGACCGAGCGCGATTGGGATGTGATCGATCTGCCATGGGTCGACGCCGACGGCAGCGACGCGCGGCGGACGGCGACCGCCCTGGCGACGGTTGGCTTGCCGACGATCGAACGCACCGAAGGCGCCTCGTCACAAATTGAGCTGCGCGGCACTTGGGACGAATATTGGCGCGGCCGCTCGAAACACTTTCGCGGCAACATTCGTCGCGCCGAGCAGACCCTGGCCGCGCATGGCACGGTCGAATTCGTGCGATACCGGCCCACGGGCGTCCGGCACGACGATGATGCCCCGCGGTTCGATCTTTACGACGCCTGCGAGCAAGTGGCCGCCGCCAGTTGGCAAGCCGATCGCGACGATGGCACGACGATCACCAGCCCGGCGATTCGCGACTTCTTGCGCGAGATGCACGTAACGGCTTGCCGCGCTGGCGCGGCGGATGTGGCCTTGCTCAAGGTCAACGGCCAGCCGGCGGCGTTTGCCTATGGGTATCAAGGCCAAGGGAACGTGTTCGGTTTGCGCATGGGTTTCGACCCGCGGGTCTCGAAGTCCGGCGCTGGTTCCGTGTTGCTGCGACACTGGATCGCCGACAGCTTTGCCCGCGGCGACACGATGATCGACCTCGGAGTCGACTACGTGGATTGCAAGCGGCATTGGCGAACGCGCAGCGCTCGGGTCGCGCGTTACACTCACTTTGGCCCGGGTCTGCGGGCGTCGGCACTACGCGCCGCGCGACACCTTCGCGGTTGGTGGCAAAGCCGCTCGGCGTAG